A window of Nicotiana tabacum cultivar K326 chromosome 24, ASM71507v2, whole genome shotgun sequence contains these coding sequences:
- the LOC107796332 gene encoding pentatricopeptide repeat-containing protein At5g15010, mitochondrial-like yields the protein MSRKRLAFSFFLRGNHGHHYPNLPKSNLIGLSRSTSSVLVPQRSFPHGFALSRSNRVNFFNSGIRFSTFSSSSNSCSDSEQEDSSEHSVLDHKKPYSDLDLETIEAIFREPGSNAAQVHNKLEQCGVRPTQELVAEVLSRVRNNWEVAFTFFIWASKQTGYVHSVRQYHSMISILGKMRKFDTAWSLIDEMRGGKDRPSLVNPQTLLIMIRKYCAVHDVGKAISTFYAFKRFKFDMGMEEFQDLLSALCRYKNVKDAEHLLFCNKNVFPLNTKSLNIILNGWCLALDDLNEGKRIWRFMKEKGIPRDVFSYCSIMSCYSRAGRLNVVLKLFNEMKLNGVAADVKVHNAVIHALAKGRLVKQARSVMKMMEENDLTPNTVTYNSLIMPLCKARLLDEAQEVFNEMIQRGIHPTVRTYHALLRCLRTGEEVFEHLQKMNMMGCIPTHDTYIMLIRKFCRWCQLDNVFKLWGEMSKNGLDHDRSSYIVLIHGLFLNGKIEESYKYYQEMKQKGLLSEPKIDEMLQAWVAGRSDFQENKVKCSQENKERVKFEKADKERDYLKIPETRRVMRERGFSFWD from the coding sequence ATGTCTCGAAAAAGACTTGCATTCTCCTTCTTCCTTCGTGGGAATCACGGTCACCACTATCCCAATTTGCCAAAAAGTAATCTAATTGGTCTTTCTCGATCCACCAGTAGTGTCCTCGTTCCCCAGCGGAGTTTCCCACATGGTTTTGCTCTCTCAAGGTCTAATAGGGTTAATTTCTTCAATTCGGGAATCAGGTTCTCTACTTTTTCTTCCTCAAGCAATTCATGCAGTGATTCTGAACAGGAAGATAGTAGTGAACATTCAGTACTAGATCATAAAAAACCATATTCTGATTTAGATCTCGAAACTATTGAAGCTATTTTTAGAGAACCCGGAAGCAATGCTGCTCAAGTGCATAACAAGCTTGAGCAATGTGGTGTAAGGCCCACACAAGAACTAGTAGCTGAGGTGCTTTCCCGTGTACGGAATAACTGGGAAGTTGCATTCACTTTCTTCATTTGGGCCAGTAAACAAACAGGTTATGTGCACTCTGTGCGTCAGTACCATTCTATGATATCTATACTTGGCAAAATGAGGAAGTTTGACACTGCGTGGTCATTGATTGATGAAATGAGAGGTGGGAAAGATAGACCATCTCTTGTGAATCCTCAGACACTCTTGATTATGATTAGGAAATACTGTGCTGTTCATGATGTGGGGAAAGCTATCAGTACTTTTTATGCGTTTAAACGGTTTAAATTCGATATGGGAATGGAAGAATTTCAAGATCTTTTATCCGCGCTTTGTCGCTACAAAAATGTAAAAGACGCGGAGCACTTGCTTTTTTGCAATAAGAATGTTTTCCCGTTGAATACCAAGAGTTTGAATATCATTCTCAATGGATGGTGTCTTGCCCTTGATGATTTAAATGAGGGAAAGAGAATTTGGAGGTTCATGAAGGAGAAAGGGATTCCCCGTGATGTTTTTTCGTATTGTAGTATCATGTCTTGCTATTCGAGAGCCGGTAGACTCAATGTAGTGCTTAAGCTTTTCAATGAGATGAAATTGAATGGGGTTGCAGCGGATGTTAAAGTACACAATGCTGTGATTCATGCTCTTGCGAAAGGCAGGCTGGTTAAACAAGCTAGGAGTGTGATGAAGATGATGGAAGAGAATGATCTCACTCCAAACACTGTTACTTATAACTCATTAATCATGCCTCTCTGCAAAGCTCGATTGCTAGATGAAGCTCAGGAGGTCTTCAATGAGATGATTCAACGAGGCATACATCCTACTGTTCGAACTTACCATGCATTGCTTCGTTGCCTTAGGACGGGAGAAGAAGTGTTCGAGCACTTGCAGAAGATGAATATGATGGGCTGTATTCCAACTCATGACACTTATATAATGTTAATTCGGAAGTTCTGCCGATGGTGCCAGCTTGATAATGTCTTCAAGCTGTGGGGCGAGATGAGCAAGAATGGCTTGGACCATGATCGGAGCTCATACATAGTGCTGATACATGGACTCTTTCTGAATGGAAAAATCGAGGAGTCATACAAATACTATCAAGAAATGAAGCAAAAAGGTTTATTGTCGGAGCCCAAGATAGATGAGATGCTTCAGGCTTGGGTAGCTGGCAGGAGCGATTTTCAAGAGAATAAAGTAAAATGCAGTCAGGAGAACAAAGAGAGGGTCAAATTTGAAAAAGCCGATAAAGAAAGGGATTACCTTAAAATACCTGAAACACGAAGAGTTATGAGAGAACGCGGCTTCTCCTTTTGGGATTAG